One genomic window of Glycine max cultivar Williams 82 chromosome 16, Glycine_max_v4.0, whole genome shotgun sequence includes the following:
- the LOC100785543 gene encoding cleavage and polyadenylation specificity factor subunit 1 isoform X2 — translation MSKLHHSQNALNCKCCNLALHSAGSGLVGEDDALGSSGAVAARIESSYMINLRDLDMRHVKDFTFVHGYIEPVMVILHERELTWAGRVSWKHHTCMISALSISTTLKQHPLIWSAVNLPHDAYKLLAVPSPIGGVLVISANTIHYHSQSASCALALNSYAVTLDSSQEIPRSSFNVELDAANATWLLSDVALLSTKTGELLLLTLVYDGRVVQRLDLSKSKASVLSSGITTIGNSLFFLASRLGDSMLVQFSCGSGVSMLSSNLKEEVGDIEADAPSKRLRRSPSDALQDMVSGEELSLYGSAPNRTESAQKSFSFAVRDSLINVGPLKDFSYGLRINADANATGIAKQSNYELVCCSGHGKNGSLCVLRQSIRPEVITEVELPGCKGIWTVYHKSTRSHNADSSKMADDDDEYHAYLIISLEARTMVLETADLLSEVTESVDYYVQGKTLAAGNLFGRCRVIQVYERGARILDGSFMTQDVSFGASNLESGSASDSAIALSVSIADPFVLLRMSDGSIRLLIGDPSTCTISVTSPASFESSKGSVSSCTLYHDKGPEPWLRKTSTDAWLSTGVGETIDGTDGAAQDHGDIYCVVCFDNGNLEIFDVPNFNCVFSVENFMSGKSHLVDALMKEVLKDSKQGDRDGVINQGRKENIPDMKVVELAMQRWSGQHSRPFLFGILSDGTILCYHAYLYESPDSTSKVEDSASAGGSIGLSSTNVSRLRNLRFVRVPLDAYAREDTSNGPPCQQITIFKNIGSYEGFFLSGSRPAWVMVLRERLRVHPQLCDGSIVAFTVLHNVNCNQGLIYVTSQGVLKICQLPSGSNYDSYWPVQKIPLKATPHQVTYFAEKNLYPLIVSFPVLKPLNQVISLVDQDINHQNESQNMNPDEQNRFYPIDEFEVRIMEPEKSGGPWQTKATIPMQSSENALTVRMVTLVNTTSKENETLLAIGTAYVQGEDVAARGRILLFSLGKNTDNPQTLVSEVYSKELKGAISALASLQGHLLIASGPKIILHKWNGTELNGIAFFDAPPLHVVSLNIVKNFILIGDIHKSIYFLSWKEQGAQLSLLAKDFGSLDCFATEFLIDGSTLSLMVSDDNRNIQIFYYAPKMSESWKGQKLLSRAEFHVGAHVTKFLRLQMLSTSDRAGAVPGSDKTNRFALLFGTLDGSIGCIAPLDEITFRRLQSLQRKLVDAVPHVAGLNPRAFRLFRSNGKAHRPGPDSIVDCELLCHYEMLPLEEQLEIAHQVGTTRSQILSNLSDLSLGTSFL, via the exons GCTATATTGAACCTGTAATGGTGATTTTGCATGAACGTGAACTCACTTGGGCCGGGCGTGTCTCATGGAAGCATCATACTTGCATGATATCAGCACTTAGTATCAGCACAACTTTGAAGCAGCATCCACTTATTTGGTCAGCTGTT AATCTTCCCCATGATGCGTACAAGCTTCTTGCAGTGCCCTCGCCAATAGGTGGTGTTCTTGTAATTAGTGCTAACACTATTCATTATCACAGTCAG TCTGCTTCTTGTGCATTGGCCTTGAACAGTTATGCTGTTACACTTGACAGTAG TCAAGAGATACCAAGATCAAGTTTCAATGTGGAGCTTGATGCTGCCAATGCAACTTGGTTGTTAAGTGATGTGGCCTTGCTGTCAACAAAAACTGGTGAACTGCTATTGCTTACGCTTGTTTATGATGGAAG ggTTGTACAGAGACTTGATCTTTCCAAGTCAAAAGCTTCAGTTCTGTCATCT GGTATTACAACAATTGGAAATTCTCTGTTTTTCCTCGCCAGTCGGTTAGGGGACAGTATGCTAGTGCAATTTTCTTGTGGATCAGGTGTTTCCATGTTGTCATCCAATCTAAAAGAAGAG GTTGGTGATATTGAAGCAGATGCTCCATCAAAGAGATTGCGAAGGTCTCCTTCTGATGCTTTGCAAGATATGGTTAGTGGTGAGGAGCTCTCCTTGTATGGGTCTGCTCCAAATAGAACAGAATCAGCACAG AAATCCTTCTCGTTTGCAGTGAGGGATTCATTGATTAATGTTGGTCCTTTGAAAGATTTCTCATATGGTTTAAGAATAAATGCTGATGCAAATGCTACAGGGATAGCCAAACAGAGTAACTATGAATTG GTGTGCTGTTCTGGTCATGGAAAAAATGGTTCTCTTTGTGTTTTGCGGCAATCAATTCGCCCAGAAGTGATTACTGAG GTTGAACTTCCTGGTTGCAAAGGAATTTGGACTGTGTATCATAAGAGCACACGCTCTCATAATGCTGATTCTTCTAAGATGGCTGATGACGATGATGAGTATCATGCTTACCTTATTATTAGTTTGGAGGCTCGTACTATG GTACTAGAAACTGCTGATCTTCTGAGTGAGGTTACTGAAAGTGTGGACTACTATGTTCAAGGAAAAACACTTGCTGCGGGGAATTTATTTGGAAG GTGTCGAGTTATCCAAGTCTATGAACGTGGTGCTCGAATTCTAGATGGTTCTTTTATGACCCAAGATGTAAGCTTTGGAGCTTCTAATTTGGAATCTGGTTCTGCATCTGACAGTGCTATAGCACTTTCTGTTTCTATAGCTGATCCATTTGTCTTGCTCAGGATGAGTGATGGAAGTATTCGACTTCTGATTGGAG ATCCTAGTACCTGCACTATCTCTGTCACTTCTCCAGCTTCATTTGAGAGCTCCAAGGGATCAGTTTCTTCATGTACACTGTACCATGATAAAGGACCTGAGCCTTGGCTGAGGAAAACTAGTACTGATGCATGGCTTTCTACTGGTGTTGGTGAGACTATTGATGGCACTGATGGTGCAGCTCAGGATCATGGGGATATTTATTGTGTTGTTTGTTTTGATAATGGTAACCTTGAAATATTTGATGTCCCCAATTTCAATTGTGTCTTTTCTGTGGAAAATTTTATGTCTGGAAAGAGCCATCTTGTTGATGCTCTGATGAAAGAGGTACTGAAAGATTCTAAACAAGGGGATAGAGATGGAGTGATCAACCAAGGGAGGAAGGAAAATATACCGGATATGAAGGTTGTAGAGTTGGCCATGCAGAGATGGTCTGGGCAGCATAGCCGTCCATTTCTTTTTGGGATTTTGAGTGATGGAACTATTCTTTGTTACCATGCTTACCTTTATGAAAGTCCAGATAGTACTTCTAAAGTTGAGGATTCAGCATCAGCCGGAGGATCCATTGGCCTTAGCAGTACCAATGTTTCCAGGCTTAGAAATTTGAGATTTGTTCGTGTGCCTTTGGATGCATATGCCAGGGAGGATACATCAAATGGACCACCTTGTCAACAAATTACTATTTTCAAGAATATTGGTAGTTATGAAGGATTCTTCCTATCAGGGTCAAGACCAGCTTGGGTTATGGTGTTGAGGGAACGACTTCGTGTTCATCCACAG CTATGTGATGGGTCTATTGTTGCTTTTACTGTCCTTCACAACGTGAACTGCAATCAAGGACTTATATATGTTACATCACAG GGTGTTTTGAAGATATGCCAGTTGCCTTCTGGCTCAAACTATGACAGCTACTGGCCTGTACAAAAa ATTCCACTAAAAGCCACACCACACCAAGTAACATACTTTGCGGAGAAGAACTTATATCCACTTATTGTCTCATTTCCt GTTCTTAAGCCACTAAATCAAGTTATTTCTCTGGTTGACCAAGATATCAACCATCAAAATGAGAGTCAGAATATGAATCCTGATGAGCAAAACCGCTTTTATCCTATTGATGAATTTGAGGTTCGTATTATGGAGCCAGAAAAGTCTGGTGGCCCTTGGCAAACTAAGGCAACAATACCTATGCAAAGTTCTGAAAATGCCCTTACTGTGAGGATGGTTACTTTAGTG AATACAacctcaaaagaaaatgaaacactTTTAGCCATTGGTACTGCTTATGTGCAAGGAGAGGATGTTGCTGCAAGAGGACGTATCCTATTGTTCTCTTTGGGGAAAAATACTGATAATCCACAAACTCTG GTTTCAGAGGTGTACTCTAAGGAATTAAAAGGTGCTATATCTGCCTTGGCCTCTCTTCAAGGCCATCTATTAATAGCATCTGGTCCAAAAATTATTCTGCACAAGTGGAATGGCACTGAGTTGAATGGTATTGCATTTTTTGATGCACCACCATTACATGTTGTGAGCTTAAATATT GTAAAGAACTTCATCCTTATTGGCGATATCCATAAAAGCATATACTTTCTTAGTTGGAAAGAGCAGGGTGCTCAATTGAGCTTATTAGCCAAGGATTTTGGCTCTCTCGATTGTTTTGCGACAGAATTCTTGATTGATGGAAGTACTCTCAGTCTCATGGTTTCAGATGATAATAGAAACATCCAG ATTTTTTACTATGCCCCAAAGATGTCTGAGAGTTGGAAAGGACAGAAGCTTCTTTCAAGAGCTGAATTTCATGTTGGTGCCCATGTGACTAAATTCTTAAGGTTGCAAATGTTATCCACTTCGGATCGAGCTGGTGCTGTACCAGGCTCAGATAAAACCAATCGTTTTGCCTTATTATTTGGTACCTTGGATGGAAGTATTGGTTGCATTGCGCCTCTTGATGAAATCACATTTCGCAGACTGCAGTCTTTGCAGAGAAAACTTGTTGATGCTGTACCCCATGTCGCTGGCCTGAACCCCAGAGCTTTTAGACTATTTCGGTCAAATGGAAAGGCCCATCGGCCTGGCCCTGACAGTATAGTTGATTGTGAGCTGCTATGCCA TTATGAAATGCTTCCATTGGAGGAACAGCTTGAAATTGCTCACCAGGTTGGAACAACTCGATCACAAATTCTGTCAAATCTAAGTGATCTGTCTCTTGGAACAAGCTTCTTGTGA
- the LOC100785543 gene encoding cleavage and polyadenylation specificity factor subunit 1 isoform X3: MVNNYRKDLIHAGSGLVGEDDALGSSGAVAARIESSYMINLRDLDMRHVKDFTFVHGYIEPVMVILHERELTWAGRVSWKHHTCMISALSISTTLKQHPLIWSAVNLPHDAYKLLAVPSPIGGVLVISANTIHYHSQSASCALALNSYAVTLDSSQEIPRSSFNVELDAANATWLLSDVALLSTKTGELLLLTLVYDGRVVQRLDLSKSKASVLSSGITTIGNSLFFLASRLGDSMLVQFSCGSGVSMLSSNLKEEVGDIEADAPSKRLRRSPSDALQDMVSGEELSLYGSAPNRTESAQKSFSFAVRDSLINVGPLKDFSYGLRINADANATGIAKQSNYELVCCSGHGKNGSLCVLRQSIRPEVITEVELPGCKGIWTVYHKSTRSHNADSSKMADDDDEYHAYLIISLEARTMVLETADLLSEVTESVDYYVQGKTLAAGNLFGRCRVIQVYERGARILDGSFMTQDVSFGASNLESGSASDSAIALSVSIADPFVLLRMSDGSIRLLIGDPSTCTISVTSPASFESSKGSVSSCTLYHDKGPEPWLRKTSTDAWLSTGVGETIDGTDGAAQDHGDIYCVVCFDNGNLEIFDVPNFNCVFSVENFMSGKSHLVDALMKEVLKDSKQGDRDGVINQGRKENIPDMKVVELAMQRWSGQHSRPFLFGILSDGTILCYHAYLYESPDSTSKVEDSASAGGSIGLSSTNVSRLRNLRFVRVPLDAYAREDTSNGPPCQQITIFKNIGSYEGFFLSGSRPAWVMVLRERLRVHPQLCDGSIVAFTVLHNVNCNQGLIYVTSQGVLKICQLPSGSNYDSYWPVQKIPLKATPHQVTYFAEKNLYPLIVSFPVLKPLNQVISLVDQDINHQNESQNMNPDEQNRFYPIDEFEVRIMEPEKSGGPWQTKATIPMQSSENALTVRMVTLVNTTSKENETLLAIGTAYVQGEDVAARGRILLFSLGKNTDNPQTLVSEVYSKELKGAISALASLQGHLLIASGPKIILHKWNGTELNGIAFFDAPPLHVVSLNIVKNFILIGDIHKSIYFLSWKEQGAQLSLLAKDFGSLDCFATEFLIDGSTLSLMVSDDNRNIQIFYYAPKMSESWKGQKLLSRAEFHVGAHVTKFLRLQMLSTSDRAGAVPGSDKTNRFALLFGTLDGSIGCIAPLDEITFRRLQSLQRKLVDAVPHVAGLNPRAFRLFRSNGKAHRPGPDSIVDCELLCHYEMLPLEEQLEIAHQVGTTRSQILSNLSDLSLGTSFL, translated from the exons GCTATATTGAACCTGTAATGGTGATTTTGCATGAACGTGAACTCACTTGGGCCGGGCGTGTCTCATGGAAGCATCATACTTGCATGATATCAGCACTTAGTATCAGCACAACTTTGAAGCAGCATCCACTTATTTGGTCAGCTGTT AATCTTCCCCATGATGCGTACAAGCTTCTTGCAGTGCCCTCGCCAATAGGTGGTGTTCTTGTAATTAGTGCTAACACTATTCATTATCACAGTCAG TCTGCTTCTTGTGCATTGGCCTTGAACAGTTATGCTGTTACACTTGACAGTAG TCAAGAGATACCAAGATCAAGTTTCAATGTGGAGCTTGATGCTGCCAATGCAACTTGGTTGTTAAGTGATGTGGCCTTGCTGTCAACAAAAACTGGTGAACTGCTATTGCTTACGCTTGTTTATGATGGAAG ggTTGTACAGAGACTTGATCTTTCCAAGTCAAAAGCTTCAGTTCTGTCATCT GGTATTACAACAATTGGAAATTCTCTGTTTTTCCTCGCCAGTCGGTTAGGGGACAGTATGCTAGTGCAATTTTCTTGTGGATCAGGTGTTTCCATGTTGTCATCCAATCTAAAAGAAGAG GTTGGTGATATTGAAGCAGATGCTCCATCAAAGAGATTGCGAAGGTCTCCTTCTGATGCTTTGCAAGATATGGTTAGTGGTGAGGAGCTCTCCTTGTATGGGTCTGCTCCAAATAGAACAGAATCAGCACAG AAATCCTTCTCGTTTGCAGTGAGGGATTCATTGATTAATGTTGGTCCTTTGAAAGATTTCTCATATGGTTTAAGAATAAATGCTGATGCAAATGCTACAGGGATAGCCAAACAGAGTAACTATGAATTG GTGTGCTGTTCTGGTCATGGAAAAAATGGTTCTCTTTGTGTTTTGCGGCAATCAATTCGCCCAGAAGTGATTACTGAG GTTGAACTTCCTGGTTGCAAAGGAATTTGGACTGTGTATCATAAGAGCACACGCTCTCATAATGCTGATTCTTCTAAGATGGCTGATGACGATGATGAGTATCATGCTTACCTTATTATTAGTTTGGAGGCTCGTACTATG GTACTAGAAACTGCTGATCTTCTGAGTGAGGTTACTGAAAGTGTGGACTACTATGTTCAAGGAAAAACACTTGCTGCGGGGAATTTATTTGGAAG GTGTCGAGTTATCCAAGTCTATGAACGTGGTGCTCGAATTCTAGATGGTTCTTTTATGACCCAAGATGTAAGCTTTGGAGCTTCTAATTTGGAATCTGGTTCTGCATCTGACAGTGCTATAGCACTTTCTGTTTCTATAGCTGATCCATTTGTCTTGCTCAGGATGAGTGATGGAAGTATTCGACTTCTGATTGGAG ATCCTAGTACCTGCACTATCTCTGTCACTTCTCCAGCTTCATTTGAGAGCTCCAAGGGATCAGTTTCTTCATGTACACTGTACCATGATAAAGGACCTGAGCCTTGGCTGAGGAAAACTAGTACTGATGCATGGCTTTCTACTGGTGTTGGTGAGACTATTGATGGCACTGATGGTGCAGCTCAGGATCATGGGGATATTTATTGTGTTGTTTGTTTTGATAATGGTAACCTTGAAATATTTGATGTCCCCAATTTCAATTGTGTCTTTTCTGTGGAAAATTTTATGTCTGGAAAGAGCCATCTTGTTGATGCTCTGATGAAAGAGGTACTGAAAGATTCTAAACAAGGGGATAGAGATGGAGTGATCAACCAAGGGAGGAAGGAAAATATACCGGATATGAAGGTTGTAGAGTTGGCCATGCAGAGATGGTCTGGGCAGCATAGCCGTCCATTTCTTTTTGGGATTTTGAGTGATGGAACTATTCTTTGTTACCATGCTTACCTTTATGAAAGTCCAGATAGTACTTCTAAAGTTGAGGATTCAGCATCAGCCGGAGGATCCATTGGCCTTAGCAGTACCAATGTTTCCAGGCTTAGAAATTTGAGATTTGTTCGTGTGCCTTTGGATGCATATGCCAGGGAGGATACATCAAATGGACCACCTTGTCAACAAATTACTATTTTCAAGAATATTGGTAGTTATGAAGGATTCTTCCTATCAGGGTCAAGACCAGCTTGGGTTATGGTGTTGAGGGAACGACTTCGTGTTCATCCACAG CTATGTGATGGGTCTATTGTTGCTTTTACTGTCCTTCACAACGTGAACTGCAATCAAGGACTTATATATGTTACATCACAG GGTGTTTTGAAGATATGCCAGTTGCCTTCTGGCTCAAACTATGACAGCTACTGGCCTGTACAAAAa ATTCCACTAAAAGCCACACCACACCAAGTAACATACTTTGCGGAGAAGAACTTATATCCACTTATTGTCTCATTTCCt GTTCTTAAGCCACTAAATCAAGTTATTTCTCTGGTTGACCAAGATATCAACCATCAAAATGAGAGTCAGAATATGAATCCTGATGAGCAAAACCGCTTTTATCCTATTGATGAATTTGAGGTTCGTATTATGGAGCCAGAAAAGTCTGGTGGCCCTTGGCAAACTAAGGCAACAATACCTATGCAAAGTTCTGAAAATGCCCTTACTGTGAGGATGGTTACTTTAGTG AATACAacctcaaaagaaaatgaaacactTTTAGCCATTGGTACTGCTTATGTGCAAGGAGAGGATGTTGCTGCAAGAGGACGTATCCTATTGTTCTCTTTGGGGAAAAATACTGATAATCCACAAACTCTG GTTTCAGAGGTGTACTCTAAGGAATTAAAAGGTGCTATATCTGCCTTGGCCTCTCTTCAAGGCCATCTATTAATAGCATCTGGTCCAAAAATTATTCTGCACAAGTGGAATGGCACTGAGTTGAATGGTATTGCATTTTTTGATGCACCACCATTACATGTTGTGAGCTTAAATATT GTAAAGAACTTCATCCTTATTGGCGATATCCATAAAAGCATATACTTTCTTAGTTGGAAAGAGCAGGGTGCTCAATTGAGCTTATTAGCCAAGGATTTTGGCTCTCTCGATTGTTTTGCGACAGAATTCTTGATTGATGGAAGTACTCTCAGTCTCATGGTTTCAGATGATAATAGAAACATCCAG ATTTTTTACTATGCCCCAAAGATGTCTGAGAGTTGGAAAGGACAGAAGCTTCTTTCAAGAGCTGAATTTCATGTTGGTGCCCATGTGACTAAATTCTTAAGGTTGCAAATGTTATCCACTTCGGATCGAGCTGGTGCTGTACCAGGCTCAGATAAAACCAATCGTTTTGCCTTATTATTTGGTACCTTGGATGGAAGTATTGGTTGCATTGCGCCTCTTGATGAAATCACATTTCGCAGACTGCAGTCTTTGCAGAGAAAACTTGTTGATGCTGTACCCCATGTCGCTGGCCTGAACCCCAGAGCTTTTAGACTATTTCGGTCAAATGGAAAGGCCCATCGGCCTGGCCCTGACAGTATAGTTGATTGTGAGCTGCTATGCCA TTATGAAATGCTTCCATTGGAGGAACAGCTTGAAATTGCTCACCAGGTTGGAACAACTCGATCACAAATTCTGTCAAATCTAAGTGATCTGTCTCTTGGAACAAGCTTCTTGTGA